The following are encoded together in the Montipora capricornis isolate CH-2021 chromosome 5, ASM3666992v2, whole genome shotgun sequence genome:
- the LOC138049236 gene encoding lysosomal phospholipase A and acyltransferase-like — protein sequence MLIRSELHLMTLVCVVFSANGFWMSQKPNPPVNEIKTPVVIVPGTGGSQLQAKINKPEVPHWYCTKKTSDYFTLWLKKTSLLPLAVNCWVDNMRLVYNEETNTIENAPGVETRVPGFGNTDTIDHLDTDNLVAYFAPMTDIMVSWGYERGVTVRAAPYDFRYGPESQSEYFTKLKDLIEETYSANNNKTITLLSHSLGCPYTLVFLNKQPNSWKDKYIFQWITLSGVWGGTAEQVSLFSSGNTLGVPHFILNPLTVRGEQRTDTSNIFLLPSPELWSRDEILAKTPGRNYTINDFDQFFEDIGFPLGIKLRQLVGRPLYPLTAHAPNVTVYCLYGTGVDTAESFTFGKGEFPDTQPKVSYGNGDGTVNIRSLQACGKWNQRQLQPVTQQTYPSVNHNGVLSNEDVHNYIKKLLI from the exons ATGTTGATAAGAAGTGAACTACATCTAATGACTCTTGTCTGTGTTGTCTTTTCGGCTAATGGATTTTGGATGTCACAGAAGCCAAATCCGCCGGTAAATGAAATCAAGACGCCAGTAGTAATTG TGCCCGGTACAGGCGGAAGTCAACTGCAGGCAAAGATCAACAAACCGGAAGTACCACACTGGTATTGCACCAAAAAGACATCggattactttactttatggcTCAAGAAAACCTCTTTGTTGCCTCTCGCTGTAAACTGCTGGGTTGACAACATGAG actTGTGTATAACGAGGAAACAAATACCATCGAGAACGCGCCAGGCGTTGAAACAAGAGTTCCCGGATTTGGTAACACGGACACAATTGACCATCTGGATACAGATAATCTGGTGGCCTATTTTGCTCCCATGACAGATATTATGGTGTCTTGGGGATACGAGCGAGGTGTGACTGTCAGAGCAGCACCATATGACTTCAGATACGGGCCTG AGTCACAATCAGAGTATTTCACAAAGCTGAAGGACCTCATCGAGGAAACTTACTcagcaaacaacaacaagacgATCACGCTGCTCAGTCACAGTTTAGGATGTCCTTACACTCTGGTTTTCCTGAATAAACAGCCTAACAGCTGGAAAGACAAGTACATTTTCCAGTGGATTACCCTGTCAG GAGTATGGGGCGGGACAGCAGAGCAAGTCAGTCTGTTCTCCTCTGGGAATACCCTCGGAGTCCCGCATTTCATATTGAATCCGCTGACTGTTAGAGGTGAGCAGCGCACGGACACAAGTAATATCTTCTTGCTTCCCAGCCCTGAACTGTGGTCACGGGATGAAATCTTGGCCAAAACTCCAGGACGCAATTACACCATAAACGACTTTGACCAGTTCTTCGAAGACATCGGATTCCCTCTTGGAATAAAACTACGACAATTGGTGGGGCGCCCTTTGTATCCACTGACTGCGCATGCTCCGAACGTAACCGTCTATTGCTTGTATGGTACTGGAGTTGATACGGCCGAGAGTTTTACATTTGGAAAGGGCGAGTTCCCAGATACTCAGCCAAAGGTATCCTACGGCAACGGTGACGGTACAGTCAATATACGGAGCTTACAGGCCTGCGGTAAATGGAATCAGCGGCAGCTGCAGCCAGTTACACAGCAAACATATCCCTCTGTGAATCACAATGGCGTACTCAGCAACGAAGACGTGCACAACtatataaaaaaattgttaatttaa